In Nitrospira sp., one genomic interval encodes:
- a CDS encoding transposase produces the protein MDGTGRWRDNVFVERLWRSLKYEEVYLHAYETVRDAQDGMVRYLTFYNQLRPHRALDGRTPDRVYWESVPARPTAA, from the coding sequence ATGGATGGGACGGGACGGTGGCGGGACAATGTGTTTGTCGAACGGCTGTGGCGGAGCCTCAAATACGAAGAGGTCTATCTGCACGCGTACGAGACCGTCCGAGACGCCCAGGACGGGATGGTACGGTATCTGACCTTCTATAATCAGCTCAGGCCGCATCGCGCGCTTGACGGACGCACGCCCGATCGCGTGTACTGGGAGAGCGTGCCTGCACGGCCTACGGCCGCGTAG
- a CDS encoding helix-turn-helix transcriptional regulator, with product MKPLQQRLGMRVRQLRLKKGWTQEQLAERAGHHWTYIGGIERGERNITLAVIADIAQALGVAIRDLFPKDGNHANPSTGARLERGCIRHSICYSERVSHDNRCQRQARRVLPAKGDPATKKEGACGRVCLDG from the coding sequence ATGAAGCCTCTCCAACAGCGCCTCGGCATGCGAGTTCGACAGCTGCGACTCAAGAAAGGTTGGACGCAAGAGCAACTTGCCGAGCGAGCCGGGCATCATTGGACCTACATTGGCGGCATCGAGCGAGGAGAACGGAATATCACCTTGGCCGTTATTGCAGATATTGCTCAAGCACTTGGTGTCGCTATTCGTGACTTATTTCCGAAGGATGGGAACCATGCGAACCCATCCACTGGAGCACGACTTGAACGCGGATGCATCAGACATTCTATCTGCTATTCAGAAAGGGTTTCGCACGATAATCGATGTCAAAGGCAAGCTCGCCGAGTACTTCCTGCTAAAGGAGATCCAGCGACTAAAAAGGAAGGGGCTTGTGGCAGAGTTTGTTTGGACGGATAA
- a CDS encoding paraslipin: MEESGMPGGLWVFVFLAGLVLLVISKTARVVPQQSAYVVERLGRYSRTLGAGFHILLPFLDSVQYKHSLKETAIDIPEQICITRDNVQVGVDGILYSKVLDPQRASYGISDYRFAITQLAQTALRSEIGKIELDRTFEERTNINSQVVAELDKATEPWGVKVLRYEIKNITPPKDVLNAMEKQMRAEREKRAVILTSEGERDAAINQAEGEKQQVIKASEAKKQQQINEAEGAAAAIMAIATATAEGLRKVAEATQVPGGYEAVQLRVAEQYIGKFGELAKSSNTLVLPANLSDVGSMLTLAMNMIGKQPSPPPPVSK; the protein is encoded by the coding sequence ATGGAGGAGAGCGGCATGCCGGGCGGACTCTGGGTCTTCGTATTTCTCGCAGGCTTGGTCCTGTTGGTGATTTCGAAAACGGCGCGGGTCGTGCCGCAGCAAAGCGCCTATGTGGTCGAACGCTTGGGTCGCTACTCACGGACACTCGGCGCGGGCTTTCACATCCTGCTCCCGTTTCTCGACAGCGTGCAATATAAACATTCGCTGAAAGAAACGGCCATCGACATTCCGGAGCAGATCTGCATTACGCGGGACAACGTCCAGGTCGGCGTCGACGGGATCCTATATTCGAAGGTGTTGGACCCGCAGCGAGCCTCCTACGGCATCAGCGATTACCGGTTCGCCATCACCCAATTGGCTCAGACCGCGCTCCGCAGCGAAATCGGCAAGATCGAACTCGACCGCACCTTCGAGGAACGGACCAATATCAACAGTCAGGTGGTCGCGGAGTTGGACAAGGCTACGGAACCCTGGGGCGTCAAAGTCCTGCGTTATGAGATCAAGAACATCACCCCGCCGAAAGACGTGCTTAACGCGATGGAAAAACAGATGCGCGCAGAACGGGAGAAGCGCGCGGTGATTCTCACTTCCGAAGGCGAACGCGACGCCGCCATCAACCAGGCGGAGGGCGAAAAGCAACAGGTCATCAAGGCCTCGGAGGCCAAGAAGCAGCAGCAGATCAACGAAGCCGAAGGGGCCGCCGCGGCCATCATGGCCATTGCCACCGCCACCGCCGAGGGGCTCCGGAAGGTCGCCGAGGCTACCCAGGTTCCCGGCGGCTACGAAGCGGTGCAGTTGCGAGTGGCAGAGCAGTACATCGGCAAGTTCGGCGAACTGGCCAAGAGCAGCAATACCCTCGTGCTCCCCGCCAATCTGTCGGACGTGGGGTCCATGCTGACGCTGGCCATGAACATGATCGGGAAACAACCCTCGCCTCCTCCTCCAGTCAGTAAGTGA
- a CDS encoding NfeD family protein — protein MSWWLWALLGLALLGGEVVTPGGFYMLFFGIGALAVGLLVGLGFVAPDWMSWLLFSVISVASLLLLRPSLRRLMSNTSGGLSPMDTMVGETALALEDLAPGSLGKAECRGSVWNARNGGDGPLRNGQRVRVDRVDGITLWIKPE, from the coding sequence ATGAGCTGGTGGCTGTGGGCGTTGTTGGGACTCGCTCTGCTGGGCGGCGAGGTCGTCACGCCGGGCGGATTCTATATGCTGTTCTTCGGCATCGGCGCGCTGGCCGTCGGCCTGCTGGTCGGGCTGGGCTTCGTCGCGCCGGACTGGATGTCGTGGCTGTTGTTCTCGGTCATCTCCGTGGCCTCGCTGCTCCTTCTCCGGCCGTCGCTCCGCCGCCTCATGTCGAACACCTCGGGCGGCCTCTCCCCTATGGATACGATGGTCGGTGAAACGGCGCTGGCCCTTGAGGACCTGGCGCCCGGCAGCCTGGGGAAGGCCGAATGTCGGGGCAGCGTCTGGAACGCACGGAACGGCGGCGACGGACCGCTGCGCAACGGGCAGCGCGTCCGCGTCGACCGGGTGGACGGAATCACCCTGTGGATCAAACCTGAGTGA
- a CDS encoding TIGR02710 family CRISPR-associated protein, translated as MAPDSPVKALVLAFTDASAPAAYVINRLQPELLCFFVPESAKAQVEAAVQPLVRQMPKRWDWVVTPDPSDVIACHQALSRSLHDLFQTWDVRMGEVVVDLTGATAAMAAALASASQPWTSRVISLVDAQGTEESEPIVIDGIGKRWVQGNPWDDAAVVVRREACEAFNHGSFKSAAILFHTLEARVSGGQKPLYRALGDLALGYGLWEQFHYRQAWEKLKTSFKALDMASLWGGPPGLKALLPAIKANSGFLEKLVLDPAEVKDGVVLDLLAHAHRRAQVDHDPERAMATLVRALEAVAQRQLFKQHKIKTWDVQPDQLPADLRDTCRTCCLDDVDGKYKLPWQGQFRVLAGLGDQTGQAFLREWPKMKPLIDAANHAVLGHGFEAIKAERVQQLAEIVMKLSGVTDNALPKFPVLAL; from the coding sequence ATGGCGCCAGACAGCCCCGTCAAAGCCCTCGTCCTCGCCTTCACCGACGCATCGGCGCCGGCGGCCTATGTGATCAACCGGCTACAACCGGAGCTGCTGTGCTTCTTCGTCCCGGAGTCGGCCAAGGCGCAGGTGGAGGCGGCCGTGCAACCCTTGGTGCGGCAGATGCCGAAGCGGTGGGATTGGGTCGTCACGCCCGATCCGAGCGACGTCATTGCCTGTCACCAGGCCCTGTCGCGGTCTCTTCACGATCTCTTTCAAACCTGGGACGTCCGGATGGGCGAGGTCGTTGTCGATTTGACCGGGGCTACGGCTGCCATGGCTGCCGCCTTGGCCTCTGCGAGCCAGCCCTGGACCTCGCGCGTCATCAGCCTGGTCGATGCGCAGGGGACGGAGGAATCGGAGCCCATCGTCATCGATGGCATCGGCAAACGCTGGGTGCAAGGGAACCCATGGGATGACGCGGCAGTCGTCGTGCGGCGCGAGGCCTGCGAGGCTTTCAACCATGGCTCATTCAAGTCGGCGGCGATCCTGTTTCATACGCTCGAAGCCAGGGTTAGCGGCGGCCAGAAGCCGCTCTATCGCGCACTCGGCGATTTGGCATTGGGGTATGGATTGTGGGAACAGTTTCACTATCGACAGGCCTGGGAGAAACTCAAGACTTCTTTTAAGGCGCTCGACATGGCCTCGCTTTGGGGGGGACCACCGGGCTTGAAAGCGCTGCTTCCCGCCATCAAGGCGAACAGCGGATTTTTAGAAAAACTCGTGCTGGATCCGGCCGAGGTGAAGGACGGAGTCGTCCTGGATTTGCTGGCCCATGCGCATCGCCGCGCGCAGGTGGACCACGATCCCGAGCGAGCGATGGCGACGCTCGTGCGGGCGCTGGAAGCCGTCGCCCAACGACAGCTATTCAAACAACACAAAATCAAAACGTGGGATGTGCAGCCGGACCAGCTGCCGGCGGACCTCCGCGACACCTGTCGCACCTGTTGCCTGGACGATGTCGATGGGAAATACAAGCTGCCCTGGCAGGGACAATTCCGCGTACTGGCCGGATTGGGTGATCAGACGGGCCAGGCGTTTCTTCGTGAGTGGCCCAAGATGAAGCCGCTGATCGATGCCGCTAACCACGCGGTGCTCGGCCATGGGTTTGAGGCGATCAAGGCCGAGCGGGTGCAGCAGCTGGCCGAGATCGTCATGAAACTCAGCGGCGTCACCGACAACGCGTTGCCCAAGTTCCCGGTGCTCGCTCTCTAG
- a CDS encoding YbgC/FadM family acyl-CoA thioesterase — MDVRIYYEDTDCGGVVYYANYLKYFERARTQYLEERGLSVSGLRDQGTQFVVVHAEVDYRSPARYGETLIVETTLGPVSQASFTFAHVVRERQSGRLVVEGAAKLVTVDDQLKVKRLDKSTLATLQGPPQTRG, encoded by the coding sequence ATGGATGTGCGCATCTACTACGAGGACACCGACTGCGGCGGAGTGGTGTATTACGCCAATTATCTGAAGTATTTCGAACGGGCGCGGACGCAGTATCTGGAAGAGCGCGGCCTCTCGGTCTCGGGGCTACGGGATCAAGGGACGCAGTTCGTGGTCGTGCATGCGGAGGTGGACTATCGCTCCCCGGCCCGGTATGGCGAGACCCTGATTGTGGAAACCACGCTGGGACCGGTCAGCCAAGCTTCTTTTACCTTTGCCCATGTCGTGCGCGAACGACAGAGTGGTCGCCTGGTGGTCGAGGGCGCGGCCAAGTTGGTGACGGTGGACGATCAGTTGAAGGTGAAGCGGCTCGACAAATCGACTCTGGCTACGTTACAAGGACCTCCACAGACGAGGGGCTAA